In the Nitrospirales bacterium LBB_01 genome, one interval contains:
- a CDS encoding cytochrome c, with protein MKGRVVSLVVLGVVFWAFVVGESYGADPQAQLGKTVYERRCAFCHGLSGNGHGTAEFVYKKKEGKIWKLYPRDFTFGSFKFRSTPTGSLPTDADLMRILTRGIPRSSMPAGRDLSDAEKNAVIQYIKTFSARWKNEQPGESIHVSAKPDYVGSPESVAKGEQVWKNMKCWECHGEQGKGDGTKSETIKDDMKRPILPFDFTIGALKRGSAPEDIYLAYTTGLDGTGMPSYEDSLNEEDRWNLVSYTQKLMGVVK; from the coding sequence ATGAAAGGCAGAGTTGTATCGTTAGTAGTTCTTGGTGTTGTTTTTTGGGCTTTTGTTGTAGGGGAAAGTTATGGAGCAGACCCGCAGGCTCAGCTTGGAAAAACAGTGTATGAGAGAAGATGTGCATTTTGCCACGGACTAAGCGGCAATGGACATGGCACAGCAGAGTTCGTCTACAAGAAGAAGGAAGGGAAAATATGGAAGCTTTATCCACGTGATTTTACCTTTGGGTCATTCAAGTTTAGATCAACGCCTACCGGCTCACTGCCTACAGATGCGGATCTGATGAGAATACTGACCCGCGGCATCCCAAGGTCAAGTATGCCGGCTGGCAGGGATCTTTCCGATGCGGAAAAAAACGCTGTCATCCAGTATATCAAGACATTTTCTGCAAGATGGAAAAATGAACAGCCAGGAGAGTCTATCCATGTTTCAGCTAAGCCTGACTACGTGGGAAGCCCCGAGTCTGTAGCAAAGGGCGAGCAGGTATGGAAAAACATGAAGTGCTGGGAATGCCATGGTGAGCAAGGCAAAGGAGACGGTACAAAGTCTGAGACAATCAAAGACGATATGAAAAGACCGATACTCCCGTTTGACTTTACAATAGGGGCCTTAAAGAGAGGTTCAGCTCCAGAGGATATCTACCTTGCATACACAACAGGACTTGACGGAACCGGAATGCCCTCTTATGAGGATTCACTCAATGAGGAGGATCGCTGGAATTTGGTGTCTTATACGCAAAAGTTAATGGGAGTGGTTAAATAA
- a CDS encoding cytochrome C oxidase subunit II, whose translation MALVSPEKGWFQKKVAKDEKMWITFATIVALALFAIMVLWHVVGKQNPSYTVYSTSPDEFYKMAQANWKQYKVGEESGIPVVKPAPDGDVYVIGTTWSWEPVIILKKGAKYRFHVSSMDLLHGFSLQPMNMNFLIHPGYDYVLTFKPTYSGDFRLICNEYCGPGHHTMIGKIVVED comes from the coding sequence ATGGCATTAGTTTCTCCAGAAAAAGGATGGTTTCAAAAGAAGGTCGCAAAAGATGAAAAGATGTGGATAACGTTTGCTACCATAGTTGCACTGGCGTTGTTTGCAATCATGGTGTTATGGCATGTGGTAGGTAAACAAAACCCATCTTACACAGTCTATAGCACATCACCTGATGAGTTTTACAAGATGGCACAGGCTAATTGGAAGCAGTACAAGGTTGGCGAGGAAAGCGGCATACCGGTTGTAAAGCCGGCGCCGGATGGCGACGTTTATGTTATCGGCACAACGTGGAGCTGGGAACCAGTCATTATTCTTAAAAAGGGAGCCAAGTACAGGTTTCACGTATCGTCTATGGATCTCCTTCATGGCTTTTCTCTGCAGCCAATGAACATGAACTTTTTAATTCATCCTGGCTATGATTATGTGCTGACGTTTAAGCCTACATACAGTGGTGATTTCCGATTAATCTGTAACGAGTACTGCGGCCCTGGTCATCATACGATGATAGGTAAGATAGTAGTAGAAGATTAA